One Electrophorus electricus isolate fEleEle1 chromosome 13, fEleEle1.pri, whole genome shotgun sequence DNA segment encodes these proteins:
- the snx9a gene encoding sorting nexin-9a isoform X1, which produces MAIKAQALYDFTAVSGNNELSIQEGETLTVINWNVGGGWVEAQNSKGQTGLVPEDYIQTNSGCIAASVGHHTNAYNSSSHNTAVTQGVNSSEHTNNSRVENWGYGQQQVLAYQGSIDDDEWDDESDDGRSMGGNSWSQTEEGGGRIQRSAAHHSVKISLNKFPVFSKAPNPEVYLLSKHLPKQTDRLPIYMGEVGPVWLYPQSQLDCVVADPKKGSKMYGLKSYIEYQITPNSTNRPVNHRYKHFDWLYERLTEKFGCALPIPSLPDKQVTGRFEDEFIKMRMERLQAWMSRMCRHPVVSNSDVFQLFLTYKDEKDWKEGKRKAEKDETAGVMIFSYMDPEVPDLEPTEVEQRYETYSRFTRSMDDGVKDLHSVSHLHWKRCTGPLQKEYRHIGKALQNLSSVFNTSGYQGEATLTEALMTTGKIYEEIAEIVAGQPKKDLHYLMETNNEYKGLLGCFPDIIGVQKYLSVTFPFFSTKDLNFPGWKPICAHMMSFSNLWKVHLHPDTEAAIEKVKDADRLVAMNKIAPQDKHNMAKNLSTMSYAFQAEMNHFHSNRIYDYNRVMQFYLQEQVKFYETIAEKLKQALSQYTNL; this is translated from the exons GCTCAGGCACTCTATGACTTCACTGCTGTGTCAGGCAACAATGAGTTGAGCATCCAAGAGGGAGAAACACTCACTGTCATTAACTGG AATGTTGGTGGAGGCTGGGTAGAAGCTCAAAACTCTAAAGGACAAACAGGCTTGGTGCCAGAGGATTATATACAG ACCAATTCAGGATGTATAGCTGCTTCAGTAGGACATCATACTAATGCCTACAATTCCAGTTCTCACAACACTGCAGTCACTCAG GGAGTTAATAGCAGTGAACACACTAACAACAGTCGAGTCGAGAACTGGGGTTACGGTCAACAGCAAGTGCTGGCATATCAGG GTTCCATTGATGATGATGAGTGGGACGATGAGTCAGATGATGGCAGGTCAATGGGTGGCAACAGCTGGTCACAAACAGAAGAGGGTGGAGGGAGAATACAGCGGAGTGCAGCACATCACTCTGTGAAGATTTCTCTTAACAA ATTTCCAGTTTTTTCCAAGGCACCGAATCCTGAAGTGTATTTGCTATCAAAACATTTGCCTAAACAAACTGACAGATTGCCAATATAT ATGGGAGAGGTGGGTCCAGTGTGGTTGTATCCACAAAGTCAGTTAGACTGTGTGGTAGCTGATCCCAAAAAGGGATCAAAAATGTATGGCCTGAAGAGCTATATTGAATATCAGATTACACCTAAT AGTACAAATAGACCTGTCAATCACAGATACAAGCACTTTGACTGGCTGTATGAGAGGCTTACGGAAAAGTTTGGCTGTGCACTCCCTATCCCAAGTCTTCCAGATAAACAAGTCACAG GTCGGTTTGAAGATGAATTCATTAAAATGCGAATGGAACGTCTACAGGCTTGGATGTCTCGTATGTGCCGACATCCCGTAGTCTCAAATAGTGATGTTTTTCAACTGTTCCTCACCTACAAAGATGAGAAG GACTGGAAAGAAGGCAAACGCAAAGCAGAAAAGGACGAGACAGCGGGAGTAATGATCTTCTCGTATATGGATCCCGAGGTCCCAGATCTAGAGCCTACAGAAGT AGAGCAGAGGTATGAGACATATAGCCGCTTCACCAGATCTatggatgatggtgttaaagaCCTCCATTCTGTCAGCCATCTTCACTGGAAGAGATGTACAGGAC CCCTACAGAAGGAATACCGGCACATTGGGAAAGCACTTCAGAACCTGTCCTCGGTTTTCAACACAAGTGGATACCAGG GAGAAGCAACTCTTACTGAAGCCCTAATGACAACAGGGAAAATATATGAGGAAATAGCAGAAATTGTTGCTGGACAG cCAAAAAAAGACCTACACTACCTGATGGAAACCAACAATGAATACAAAGGACTACTCGGATGCTTCCCTGACATTATTGGAGTCCAAAAG TATCTGTCAGTCACCTTCCCCTTCTTCAGCACCAAAGATCTGAACTTCCCTGGCTGGAAGCCCATCTGTGCCCATATGATGAGCTTCTCTAACCTCTGGAAAGTCCACCTGCATCCTGACACTGAG GCTGCTATTGAGAAAGTGAAAGATGCTGATCGTCTTGTGGCCATGAATAAAATCGCACCTCAGGACAAGCATAATATGGCAAAGAATCTGAGTACAATGTCATATGCATTTCAAG CGGAGATGAACCACTTCCATAGCAACCGTATCTATGACTACAACAGAGTCATGCAGTTCTACTTGCAGGAGCAGGTGAAATTCTATGAGACT ATTGCGGAGAAGCTAAAGCAGGCGCTCAGTCAGTACACAAACTTGTGA
- the snx9a gene encoding sorting nexin-9a isoform X2 → MAIKAQALYDFTAVSGNNELSIQEGETLTVINWNVGGGWVEAQNSKGQTGLVPEDYIQTNSGCIAASVGHHTNAYNSSSHNTAVTQGVNSSEHTNNSRVENWGYGQQQVLAYQGSIDDDEWDDESDDGRSMGGNSWSQTEEGGGRIQRSAAHHSVKISLNKFPVFSKAPNPEVYLLSKHLPKQTDRLPIYMGEVGPVWLYPQSQLDCVVADPKKGSKMYGLKSYIEYQITPNSTNRPVNHRYKHFDWLYERLTEKFGCALPIPSLPDKQVTGRFEDEFIKMRMERLQAWMSRMCRHPVVSNSDVFQLFLTYKDEKDWKEGKRKAEKDETAGVMIFSYMDPEVPDLEPTEVEQRYETYSRFTRSMDDGVKDLHSVSHLHWKRCTGPLQKEYRHIGKALQNLSSVFNTSGYQGEATLTEALMTTGKIYEEIAEIVAGQPKKDLHYLMETNNEYKGLLGCFPDIIGVQKAAIEKVKDADRLVAMNKIAPQDKHNMAKNLSTMSYAFQAEMNHFHSNRIYDYNRVMQFYLQEQVKFYETIAEKLKQALSQYTNL, encoded by the exons GCTCAGGCACTCTATGACTTCACTGCTGTGTCAGGCAACAATGAGTTGAGCATCCAAGAGGGAGAAACACTCACTGTCATTAACTGG AATGTTGGTGGAGGCTGGGTAGAAGCTCAAAACTCTAAAGGACAAACAGGCTTGGTGCCAGAGGATTATATACAG ACCAATTCAGGATGTATAGCTGCTTCAGTAGGACATCATACTAATGCCTACAATTCCAGTTCTCACAACACTGCAGTCACTCAG GGAGTTAATAGCAGTGAACACACTAACAACAGTCGAGTCGAGAACTGGGGTTACGGTCAACAGCAAGTGCTGGCATATCAGG GTTCCATTGATGATGATGAGTGGGACGATGAGTCAGATGATGGCAGGTCAATGGGTGGCAACAGCTGGTCACAAACAGAAGAGGGTGGAGGGAGAATACAGCGGAGTGCAGCACATCACTCTGTGAAGATTTCTCTTAACAA ATTTCCAGTTTTTTCCAAGGCACCGAATCCTGAAGTGTATTTGCTATCAAAACATTTGCCTAAACAAACTGACAGATTGCCAATATAT ATGGGAGAGGTGGGTCCAGTGTGGTTGTATCCACAAAGTCAGTTAGACTGTGTGGTAGCTGATCCCAAAAAGGGATCAAAAATGTATGGCCTGAAGAGCTATATTGAATATCAGATTACACCTAAT AGTACAAATAGACCTGTCAATCACAGATACAAGCACTTTGACTGGCTGTATGAGAGGCTTACGGAAAAGTTTGGCTGTGCACTCCCTATCCCAAGTCTTCCAGATAAACAAGTCACAG GTCGGTTTGAAGATGAATTCATTAAAATGCGAATGGAACGTCTACAGGCTTGGATGTCTCGTATGTGCCGACATCCCGTAGTCTCAAATAGTGATGTTTTTCAACTGTTCCTCACCTACAAAGATGAGAAG GACTGGAAAGAAGGCAAACGCAAAGCAGAAAAGGACGAGACAGCGGGAGTAATGATCTTCTCGTATATGGATCCCGAGGTCCCAGATCTAGAGCCTACAGAAGT AGAGCAGAGGTATGAGACATATAGCCGCTTCACCAGATCTatggatgatggtgttaaagaCCTCCATTCTGTCAGCCATCTTCACTGGAAGAGATGTACAGGAC CCCTACAGAAGGAATACCGGCACATTGGGAAAGCACTTCAGAACCTGTCCTCGGTTTTCAACACAAGTGGATACCAGG GAGAAGCAACTCTTACTGAAGCCCTAATGACAACAGGGAAAATATATGAGGAAATAGCAGAAATTGTTGCTGGACAG cCAAAAAAAGACCTACACTACCTGATGGAAACCAACAATGAATACAAAGGACTACTCGGATGCTTCCCTGACATTATTGGAGTCCAAAAG GCTGCTATTGAGAAAGTGAAAGATGCTGATCGTCTTGTGGCCATGAATAAAATCGCACCTCAGGACAAGCATAATATGGCAAAGAATCTGAGTACAATGTCATATGCATTTCAAG CGGAGATGAACCACTTCCATAGCAACCGTATCTATGACTACAACAGAGTCATGCAGTTCTACTTGCAGGAGCAGGTGAAATTCTATGAGACT ATTGCGGAGAAGCTAAAGCAGGCGCTCAGTCAGTACACAAACTTGTGA